A portion of the Hoylesella buccalis ATCC 35310 genome contains these proteins:
- a CDS encoding aminotransferase yields the protein MKKEYQKPSMDVTFMKVDNQLLAGVSADTKDPEYGGDPTEGQNAKAWQFDVEEEDFKMW from the coding sequence ATGAAAAAAGAGTATCAAAAACCAAGTATGGACGTCACCTTCATGAAGGTGGACAACCAACTGCTCGCAGGAGTCAGTGCAGATACCAAAGACCCCGAATACGGTGGAGACCCAACTGAAGGTCAGAATGCTAAGGCTTGGCAGTTTGACGTAGAAGAAGAAGATTTTAAGATGTGGTAA
- the aroC gene encoding chorismate synthase yields the protein MRNTFGHIFTLTTFGESHGEAVGGVVDGMPPGIDIDVQFVQNELNRRRPGQSSITTDRREADEVSFLSGIYEGKSTGAPIVFMVTNTNQHSKDYDSLQHLYRPSHADFTYQQKYGLRDYRGGGRSSARITLSRCVAGALAKLVLRRLGITIQAYVSQVGDIALQRDYRLYDLSKTEINRVRCPDEEKAKQMEQLIRQVKVEGDTVGGIVTCVIKGCPVGLGEPEFDKLHAQLGAAMLSINAAKGFEYGEGFACVSHRGSEMNDPFVNDQGRIRTATNHNGGILAGISNGEDIYFRVAFKPVATILMEQQTVDVEGHPVAFKANGRHDSCVVPRTVPIVEAMAAMVILDNYLLDLTVKEFK from the coding sequence ATGCGGAATACATTTGGCCATATTTTCACGTTGACAACCTTTGGTGAAAGCCATGGAGAGGCAGTCGGTGGGGTTGTTGATGGCATGCCGCCGGGCATAGACATCGATGTGCAGTTCGTGCAAAACGAGCTTAACCGGCGGCGGCCGGGGCAAAGTAGCATCACCACCGATCGCAGGGAGGCTGATGAAGTGAGCTTCTTGAGTGGTATCTATGAAGGAAAATCTACTGGCGCACCCATCGTTTTCATGGTGACAAACACCAATCAGCATTCAAAAGATTACGACAGTCTACAGCATCTTTATCGTCCATCGCACGCCGACTTTACCTATCAACAGAAATATGGTTTGCGCGATTATCGTGGTGGAGGACGCTCATCGGCTCGCATCACATTGAGTAGATGTGTGGCTGGCGCATTGGCGAAGTTGGTGTTGCGACGGTTGGGAATTACCATTCAGGCGTATGTGTCACAAGTGGGTGACATTGCCTTGCAACGTGATTATCGTTTATACGACTTGTCCAAGACCGAAATCAACAGGGTACGCTGTCCCGATGAGGAAAAGGCCAAGCAGATGGAACAACTCATCCGACAGGTCAAGGTGGAAGGTGACACGGTGGGAGGAATCGTGACGTGTGTCATCAAGGGATGTCCCGTAGGACTGGGCGAGCCCGAGTTTGATAAGCTGCATGCGCAACTGGGGGCTGCTATGCTGTCCATCAATGCCGCTAAGGGCTTTGAATATGGCGAAGGTTTTGCGTGTGTCAGCCACCGAGGCAGTGAGATGAATGACCCGTTTGTCAACGACCAAGGGCGCATTCGCACCGCCACTAACCACAATGGAGGCATCCTGGCAGGCATCAGCAATGGCGAGGATATCTATTTTCGCGTAGCGTTCAAACCTGTGGCCACCATCTTGATGGAGCAACAAACGGTAGACGTTGAGGGCCATCCGGTTGCCTTCAAGGCCAACGGTCGACACGATTCGTGTGTCGTGCCACGCACCGTTCCCATCGTAGAGGCGATGGCAGCCATGGTAATCTTAGACAATTATCTTCTTGATTTAACCGTAAAAGAGTTCAAATAA
- a CDS encoding FKBP-type peptidyl-prolyl cis-trans isomerase: MKKQTNKFIAVSYQLHADENEGMTLVEEATEAQPYQFISGFGLTLDLFEDALINLQADQEFEVKLAPEQAYGHFQPEHVLDLEREVFTVNGTFDAENIYEGAVVPLQNEEGTRFMGRILEVNDKQVKVDLNHPLAGKTLNFKGKVIENREATNEEIAAMVNQMAGGCGCGGHSEGGCCCGGCGSSDDGGCGCGH; the protein is encoded by the coding sequence ATGAAAAAACAAACTAATAAATTTATTGCCGTTTCTTACCAGCTGCATGCTGATGAAAACGAAGGAATGACGTTGGTTGAAGAAGCTACTGAAGCACAGCCATACCAGTTTATCAGCGGCTTTGGTCTGACACTCGATTTGTTCGAAGATGCCCTCATTAACTTACAGGCAGACCAAGAGTTTGAGGTGAAACTGGCTCCAGAGCAGGCTTATGGGCATTTTCAGCCAGAGCATGTGTTGGATCTCGAGCGGGAAGTTTTCACCGTTAATGGGACATTTGATGCAGAGAACATCTATGAAGGAGCGGTGGTACCCTTGCAAAACGAGGAGGGTACGCGCTTCATGGGACGCATTCTCGAGGTGAACGACAAGCAGGTGAAGGTGGATTTGAATCACCCCCTGGCTGGAAAAACGCTCAACTTTAAGGGAAAGGTCATCGAAAACCGCGAAGCTACCAACGAAGAAATTGCTGCAATGGTGAACCAAATGGCCGGTGGATGCGGTTGTGGTGGTCACAGTGAGGGCGGCTGTTGCTGCGGAGGCTGTGGTAGTTCAGATGACGGTGGATGTGGTTGCGGCCATTAA
- a CDS encoding S8 family serine peptidase, with product MKKYLFILSIYIWCAASLYGQRTDYAKMSSLVRQLAIEQTQQRHQAVRKLPSPLNRPRDKQPELCAFVRVTSDAQRIFKENDCRALAQFGDIYIVSVPFQRLGHLSSLKQVQRIEASRGNSLQMDSVAFWLNATPVYQGTDPLPHAFTGKDVVVGVQDVGFDLTHPNFYDSTATHYRIKRFWDQLSADTLGSTLYVGAAYEGRDALLAYQHSRDGLIQTHGTHTLGIATGSGYDSPYRGMAYESDICLVSNAVSDDEQFIDSADYYKYTYATDALGFKYIMDYAQERNLPCVISFSEGSNQDFHGDDQLYYAILDSLSGPGRIIVASAGNEGAKKSFFRKPIGKKSAGTFVSDSRNSLYFTLKSPQPFTLRLTSYGQNTETLTIPTTQVLACADSLFTDTVTLGGKTYRLRIMGYASSYHSTETAYDVLVKTDDEVGLSIPFSFEVVGADCEIEAYRGSGNWTDNTLAPQLNAGERSHNILSPGSAPSVICVGASSYRTAITNYKGERRVYDQGTHGQRGEYSSVGPTYDGRMKPDVLAPGTNIISSYSSYYLEANPNAFDVQSDVAHFNFKGRQYAWNSNSGTSMSTPVVAGAIALWLQAKPTLTREEIMNVLAHTCSHTAPSLTYPNNKYGHGQIDVYKGLLYILGVSGIKTITQHQPRGIRFSVQHDGLVQMRLHDVASHHFSVSVYAVSGGLVKRISFPAGQTSYSLDLSTLPKGVYVVQVNSHAASMTGSTLIRR from the coding sequence ATGAAGAAATACCTGTTCATCCTATCTATATATATATGGTGCGCAGCCTCCCTGTATGGCCAGCGTACCGATTATGCGAAGATGTCTTCGCTGGTCAGGCAACTGGCTATTGAGCAGACGCAGCAACGACATCAAGCCGTGAGGAAATTGCCATCACCCCTGAACAGGCCTCGTGACAAGCAGCCAGAACTATGTGCCTTTGTTCGAGTGACAAGTGATGCCCAACGTATTTTTAAGGAGAATGACTGTCGAGCCTTGGCTCAATTTGGTGACATCTACATCGTGAGCGTGCCATTTCAGCGGTTGGGACACCTGTCATCACTCAAGCAGGTGCAGCGCATTGAGGCAAGTCGAGGCAACTCCCTTCAGATGGATTCAGTGGCTTTTTGGCTCAACGCCACCCCAGTCTATCAGGGAACAGACCCACTGCCCCATGCCTTTACAGGGAAAGATGTGGTGGTAGGCGTACAAGACGTTGGCTTTGATCTCACCCACCCCAACTTCTACGATTCTACAGCTACCCACTATCGCATCAAGCGGTTCTGGGATCAGTTGTCGGCCGACACCCTGGGCAGCACGCTCTACGTGGGTGCTGCCTATGAAGGACGTGACGCTTTGCTGGCCTACCAGCATTCGCGTGACGGACTAATACAGACACACGGCACCCATACGCTGGGCATTGCGACCGGCAGCGGTTACGACAGTCCGTATCGGGGCATGGCCTATGAAAGCGATATCTGCCTGGTGAGCAATGCCGTGTCAGACGATGAACAGTTCATCGACTCGGCTGATTACTATAAATATACCTATGCCACCGACGCCCTTGGCTTTAAGTACATCATGGACTATGCCCAGGAACGCAACCTACCCTGCGTCATTTCGTTCAGCGAAGGTTCCAACCAAGACTTCCATGGCGATGACCAACTCTACTACGCCATTCTGGACAGTTTGTCAGGCCCTGGCCGTATCATCGTAGCCTCTGCCGGAAACGAAGGAGCCAAGAAGTCGTTTTTCCGCAAACCAATAGGGAAAAAATCGGCCGGCACGTTCGTTTCCGACAGCAGGAACTCGCTTTATTTCACGCTGAAATCACCCCAACCCTTCACACTCCGCCTGACCAGCTATGGCCAGAACACCGAAACGCTGACCATACCAACGACACAAGTGTTGGCCTGTGCCGACTCACTCTTCACCGACACCGTTACACTGGGCGGCAAGACCTATCGCTTGCGCATCATGGGCTATGCGTCCAGCTACCATTCAACAGAAACCGCATACGATGTCTTGGTGAAGACGGATGACGAGGTGGGACTGTCCATACCGTTTTCATTCGAAGTAGTGGGGGCCGACTGTGAGATAGAAGCCTATCGCGGCAGTGGCAATTGGACCGATAACACCTTGGCTCCGCAACTCAACGCAGGCGAGCGATCACACAACATCCTCTCACCTGGCAGCGCGCCATCCGTGATATGCGTGGGTGCCTCATCCTACCGAACGGCCATCACCAACTACAAAGGCGAACGACGCGTGTACGATCAGGGCACACATGGACAACGAGGCGAATACAGTTCGGTAGGTCCCACCTACGACGGACGCATGAAACCTGATGTGTTGGCACCCGGCACCAACATCATCTCATCATACAGCAGCTATTACCTGGAGGCCAATCCCAACGCCTTTGACGTGCAGTCTGATGTAGCCCATTTCAACTTCAAGGGTCGGCAGTACGCTTGGAACAGCAATTCAGGCACCTCGATGTCAACCCCTGTCGTTGCGGGTGCCATCGCCCTGTGGCTACAAGCCAAGCCTACGCTGACGAGAGAAGAGATTATGAACGTACTGGCGCACACCTGTTCGCATACCGCCCCGTCACTCACCTACCCCAACAACAAGTATGGACATGGACAGATAGATGTCTACAAAGGTCTGCTATATATATTAGGTGTAAGTGGCATCAAGACCATCACGCAGCATCAACCCAGAGGAATCCGTTTTTCCGTACAGCATGATGGCTTGGTACAAATGCGGTTACACGATGTGGCTTCTCATCATTTCTCGGTATCGGTATACGCCGTATCAGGTGGGTTGGTAAAACGAATTTCCTTTCCAGCAGGCCAAACATCCTACTCGCTGGACTTATCAACCTTGCCAAAAGGCGTGTATGTGGTGCAGGTAAACAGCCACGCAGCATCCATGACCGGCTCAACACTCATCCGACGATGA
- a CDS encoding nitrous oxide-stimulated promoter family protein: MTKIERDQETIRLMINLYCRHRLHLNEVPEAYRQLGDYACERLQRCKFGEQKPACKDCPVHCYRPEMRQKVREVMRWAGPRMVFYAPIATCRHLIQILRFSFKAGSIN; this comes from the coding sequence ATGACGAAGATAGAACGCGACCAAGAAACCATCCGGTTGATGATAAACCTCTATTGTCGGCATCGCCTACACTTAAATGAGGTACCCGAAGCATACAGGCAGCTGGGCGATTATGCCTGTGAACGACTGCAACGATGTAAGTTTGGCGAGCAAAAGCCCGCATGTAAAGACTGTCCCGTGCATTGTTACAGACCCGAAATGCGCCAAAAGGTTCGTGAGGTGATGCGCTGGGCAGGCCCTCGCATGGTATTCTATGCACCGATAGCCACTTGTCGACATTTGATACAAATTCTTCGCTTTTCGTTTAAGGCTGGTTCTATAAATTAG
- the fldA gene encoding flavodoxin FldA gives MKPTVVIYGSSTGTCQAIAEKIAKKLGVEAVDVTDLTADIVNSHDNLILGTSTWGSGDMQDDWYEGVEVLKGAGLSGKTVALFGCGDCESYSDTFCSGMSELYQAVEGANIIGAVSTDGYTFDDSDAVVDGKFVGLALDDLNEEDKTDERIDAWINDIKGSL, from the coding sequence ATGAAACCAACAGTAGTTATATATGGCTCATCGACAGGAACCTGTCAGGCCATCGCAGAGAAAATTGCCAAGAAATTGGGTGTTGAAGCCGTTGACGTAACCGACCTCACAGCTGATATTGTAAACAGCCACGACAATCTTATTCTCGGAACATCCACTTGGGGTTCTGGCGACATGCAGGACGATTGGTACGAAGGAGTTGAGGTACTTAAAGGCGCAGGCCTGTCAGGAAAGACCGTAGCCCTGTTTGGATGCGGCGACTGCGAATCTTACTCCGACACATTTTGCAGCGGCATGTCTGAGCTATATCAAGCCGTGGAAGGCGCCAACATCATAGGTGCCGTATCAACCGACGGATACACCTTCGATGACAGTGATGCCGTGGTGGATGGAAAGTTCGTTGGATTGGCACTTGACGACCTCAACGAAGAGGACAAGACCGATGAACGCATCGACGCATGGATTAACGATATCAAGGGAAGTCTGTAA
- a CDS encoding DUF2023 family protein — protein sequence MKTAETIPGELKVLMNHIYEYKKGVRQMVLYTFNKKYEEFAVNRLENQNIDYFIQPAGNHTLNLFFGRTACIDAVRHMIDKPLNKLTPEEDFILGAMLGYDIRLQCERYCQRKCKKCNGTCAECDTAIKQETS from the coding sequence ATGAAAACCGCTGAAACCATACCAGGAGAGTTGAAGGTGCTCATGAACCATATCTATGAGTACAAGAAGGGAGTGCGACAAATGGTGCTCTATACCTTCAACAAAAAATACGAGGAATTTGCGGTGAACCGTTTGGAGAACCAAAACATCGACTATTTCATTCAGCCGGCGGGTAACCATACGCTGAATCTGTTTTTTGGCAGAACAGCTTGCATCGATGCCGTTCGCCACATGATTGACAAACCGCTCAACAAGCTGACACCCGAAGAGGATTTCATCCTGGGTGCCATGTTAGGCTACGACATTCGCCTACAATGCGAACGGTATTGTCAACGCAAATGTAAAAAATGTAATGGGACGTGCGCCGAGTGCGACACCGCTATCAAGCAAGAAACCTCATGA
- a CDS encoding glutaredoxin-related protein, which translates to MIKIYGMKSCPDCVAVGKQVEGDSRYQMFDIGEHVSLLKEFLRLRDNNPVFDEAKKKGYAGIPCFVLEDGTVTLNPEEAGLKSGRPEPTSCRIDGSGC; encoded by the coding sequence ATGATTAAGATTTATGGTATGAAGTCGTGCCCCGATTGCGTGGCAGTTGGCAAACAGGTGGAAGGCGATAGCAGGTATCAGATGTTTGACATCGGTGAGCATGTATCGCTGTTGAAAGAGTTTTTGCGCCTACGTGACAACAATCCGGTCTTTGACGAGGCTAAGAAAAAAGGATATGCGGGCATTCCGTGCTTCGTTTTGGAAGATGGAACGGTGACGCTGAACCCTGAAGAAGCCGGACTGAAGTCGGGAAGGCCTGAACCCACCAGCTGTCGCATTGACGGTTCGGGGTGTTGA